The nucleotide window CCAGCGCCTCATGCAGCACGGCGCCCGCGGTCTCTGCGGAGAACAGCCGCTTCCATTTCCGATCGCCGAGAACGGCCGCGGTCCGCGAGATGAGCGACTGGAGGACCTTGCGGTCGGTCATCACCTCCGGATGCTCCGCCGCCGTCCGCAGGGCGCTTTTGAAGATCAGTTCCAGCGACTGGTTGTTGAACAGGTCCTCCTGGCCCTGGAGTCCCTGAAGGACCTGTCCCAGCGTCTCCTTGACGAACAGGGCCGCATCGTCGTCCGGAAGGAACAGGTCCACGTCCGAAACCAAAGCCCCGGCGGCGCCCCGGAGCAGGCTGGTTCCAATGCGGCGGAAGAATTGTTGCCGGCGGGTCTCATCCTCATCGGCCACCGCCCGGCGCAGGTCCTCGGCCACCGCACCCGTGATCCCGGCGAAGAGGACCTTGAGCCGTTCGTCATCAACCTTCAGCGCCGCATGGTTGCTGAGGGCCGACAGGGCGGCTCCAAGGAGATCCGCCAGGATCTGCCGTCCGGCGCCCTCGGCGAAGTCCGTCTCCTTCAATCCGCCAATGAAGGCGCCGAGCACGCGCTTCGCCCCGGAATTGCGCCCCATGGCCTCCGGATGCGTGGCGAAGTAATCAATGCCGATCTCCACCACCGTTCCAAACACCCGCCGCACCGGATTCCGGGCGCCAAACTTCGCATCGAACTGCCCGAGGCCCGCCAATTGCCCGACCAGCTCCAACTGACGCTGGTTGACGTCGGACACCGGAACCACACCCGCCAGCTCCACGGAGCGCATGGCTCGGTAGATCTGGACCAGTTGCGCCGTGTCCTCTTCCAGGCCGTGGCATGGCTGTCCGGACTTGAACAATTCCCGGTGGTCCCGGAAGAACGCCATGGCCTCGCCCTGGGTGACGCTGCCCACCAGTTCCCCAAGGGGCATCAGCAGGGGCCGCTGGGCGGTTTCGTCCACAAGCACGTCGTTGATCTTGCGGCCGAGTTTGATGCCGGCTTCGACGGCAAAGAGGACCAGATTCGGGTCCATCATGGGAGCATGGGGTTGACCGTTGAAATTCAGGCCCGAAAGGTGCCGAGGGGAACCGATGAAAGGGTCCGTCAGCGTGCACGGGGAAACCAGACAAAAGCGTTCCCAACGCAATCTGCCTGCCCACGCAGTGGTGCCCGCAGCTGATGGAACGTTGGGTGCCCGGTCAAAAAGTGCTCACCATCGGAGGGGGAGCTGGAGTCCCACCAGCGGGTGAGGTCGGTGGGGCGAGGCTCCTGCCGAGCCGTGCGTGCGACTGCAAGCGGGGCCTGTGGGGACTCCACAAGCGGACGGCTCAGGAGGACCTTCGCCGCACCATCGGAAGGCGAGCTCGAGCCCCACCAGCGGGTGAGGTCGGTGGGGCGGGGCTCCTGCCGAGCCGTGCGCGCGACTGCAAGCGGGACCTGTGGGGACTCCACAAGCGGACGGCTCAGGAGGACCTTCGCCCCACCATCGGAAGGCGAGCTCGAGCCCCACCAGGGGGTGAGGTCGGTGGGGCGGGGCTCCTGCCGAGCCGTGCGTGCGACTGCAAGCGGGACCTGTGGGGACTCCACAAGCGGACGGCTCAGGAGGACCTTCGCCCCACCATCGGAAGGCGAGCTCGAGCCCCACCAGCGGGTGAGGTCGGTGGGGCGAGGCTCCTGCCGAGCCGTGCGTGCGACTGCAAGCGGGACCTGTGGGGACTCCACAAGCGGACGGCGCAGGAGGACCTTTGCCCTACCGGGTCACGCCGTCAGCATGGGTGGAACTTCGGCATCCGTGGTTGCCCGGCCAATCGGCTGCCGGACATGCCCTCCGACCCCGGGGACCCTACTCCGCCACGAAGCGGAGCTTGCGGGACTTTTCGGCCCGCTTGCGCTGGTTCTCGTCGAGGATTTTCTTGCGCAGACGCAGGCTCTTCGGCGTCGCCTCGACGTATTCGTCCACGTCAATGTACTCCAGCGCACGCTCCAGGCTGAGCTTGAGAGGGGCGTTGAGCTGGATGCCCTTGCCATCCCCCTGGGACCGCATGTTGGTGAGCTTCTTCTCCTTTACCGGATTGACCGGGATGTCCTCCTCGCGGGCGTTCTCGCCGACGATCTGCCCGACGTAGACGGCGTCGCCCGGCACGACCATCAGGCGTCCGCGTTCCTGCACCATGTTGAGGGCGTAGGACGTCGCCTCCCCGGCCTCCATGGCCACGAGGGATCCGTTCTTGCGGGCGGCAATTTCGCCGCGGTCGGGTCCGTATTCGTGGAACAGGTGGCTCATCACCCCCATGCCCTTGGTGGAATTGACGAGGTCGGTCTCGAATCCGATCAGCCCGCGCATCGGAACGAGGGCCTCGACGGAAACCTGATTTCCCACGTGGTTCATCCCGGTGATCTGGGCCTTGCGATGGGAGAGGTTCTCAAGGATGGCGCCGAGGTTTTCCGACGGCACGTCCACGAACACCTTTTCGATCGGCTCCAGCGGGTTGCCGTCGGCATCCTTCTTCCAGAGCACCTCGGGACGCGACACCAGCACCTCATAGCCTTCGCGGCGCATCTGCTCGACCAGGATGGCGATTTGCATCTCACCGCGTCCGGAGACGGAGAACACCTTGGGATCCGGCGTCTGGGCCACCCGGAGCGCCACGTTCGTGCGGGTTTCCTTCACCAGCCGTTCCCAAAGGTGCCGGGCGGTGACCATCTTGCCCTCCTGTCCGGACAGCGGGCCGTCGTTGACCGCGAATTCCATCTGGATCGTCGGCGGATCGGTGGGGATGTACGGCAGCGCCGGGCGGGCCTCGCTGTCGCAGATCGTCTCGCCGATGAACACCTCCTCGAAGCCCGTGATGCCGACGATGTCGCCGGCGTGGGCCTCCTGGATCTCGATGCGCTTCATCCCCTCAAAATGGTAGATGGCGGTGACCTTGTTTCGGGTGATCCGGCCGCTGCCATGGCGGCAGATGGCGGGATCGCCGACGCGCACCTTGCCCTCGTAGATCTTGCCGAACGCGATCCGGCCCAGGTAGTCGCTGTAATCCAGGTTGGCCACGAGCAACTGGAACCCGTCGCCGGCATGGGCGCGCGGCGGCGGGATGTGCCGGGTGATCGCCTCAAAGAGCGGTTCCATGGTGCCCGTGACGTGGTCGAGTTCGACCTTGGCGTAGCCCTCCTTGGCCGAGCAGTAGATGAAGGGGAAGTCGAGTTGCTCGTCCGTGGCATTCAGCGCCATGAACAGCTCGAACACCTGGTCGAGCACCTTCTTGGGCTGGGCGTTCTCCCGGTCAATCTTGTTGATCACCACGATCGGCTTGGCCCCGGCCTCCAGCGCCTTGCGCAGTACAAACCGCGTCTGCGCCTGCGGACCCTCGGCCGAATCCACGACGAGCAGCACGCCGTCAATCATGTTCATGATCCGCTCGACCTCGCCTCCGAAGTCGGCGTGGCCCGGGGTGTCCACGATGTTGATGTGGTAGTTCTTGTATTTGAAGGCCGCATTCTTGGCCCGGATGGTGATGCCCTTCTCCTTCTCCAGATCCATGGAGTCCATGAGGCGTTCCTCACGGATTTCGTGCTGGTTTTCGCGGAAGGTGCCGGATTGCTTCAGCAGGCAGTCCACCAGGGTGGTCTTGCCGTGGTCCACGTGGGCGATGATGGCGATGTTCCGGATGTGCAACATAAGGGCAGGCCTGCGGACAGGCGAGCCGGGAACCATGGCCAGTGGGCGGGGAAGGTCAAGCACGGGCGCTCACGCCGTGCGACAGCCAAGGGTGAGCAGCACATTGGCCCACAGGGACAGGTCCCCGGTCTGAATCGTGAGCACATGGTCCGGCGACTCCACCGCACGGTAGAAATCCCACTTCTGGATTGGTGCCAGCGACAGGCCCAGACCGGCGGCGGCGATTTCGGCCCGGAATTCGGCCCAGACCGGCGGCTCGCCGTACGCGGCATACGGATCGTCTGGCGGAATGCCCATCGTGTGAATCTCGTCCACGGGCACCGCGCCGAGCACCGCACGGAGCGCCTGGAGCACGGTGACGCACCCGGGCGACAGATTCAGCGAGACCACGGTGGCATTGGGCCCCTTCTTGGTGGCCGCCGGGTAGTTACCGTCGGCGATCAGCACTCGCGAATGGTGGCCGGCACGGCCCAGCACCGCATTGATCTCCGGATGAATCAGGGAGTGCTTCAGCATGGGAGGGTCGCCGGTTCCTGTCGTGTGCCGCAGGGTTACTTGAGGTCCTCGCCGGTCCGCAGGCCCCCGATCGTCCAGTCCAGATTGAACTCGCCGTATGGTGCGGTGCGGTTCATGCGGTTGGTCTTCACATACTCGGAGTGGCCGTCCACAAACAGCAGCGGCCAGCCCCCGCGCCCGTGCGCGAGATTCCGGTCAAACGCATTCCCAAATTCGGGCTCGGCAAAGCAGCTGGTGATGGCCTTCTTGGAGGGGGAGCCGACTTCGGTCGTCCGTCGCTGCGTCAGGCGGGCTCCCTGGTCGTCGTTGTAGAACTGGTGATAGTAATAGTAGGAGTTGCCGAAGAGCAGATCATTGGTCCGGATGCCCCCGTTGCCCGCGCCATGGACCCGCACCCAGGCCACGTTCCACGGGGGTGGCTTGTCGCCGGGGCACAGGTAGAACGACCGGTTGTTGGTGCTGATGTAGGGATTGAAGAGGTGGAGCAGATCCACGAAGGGCATGTGCGGCCAGGCGCGCCCCGAGTAGGGGAAGCGGTCCTGGTGATCCCCGGTGTACATCGCCATCGTGACACCGATCTGGCGCAGGTTGGACAGGCAGCGGACGGTCACCCCGCGCATCTTCGCCTTTCCGAGCGCCGGCAGCAGCATGCCGGCAAGAATCGCGATGATGGCGATGACCACGAGAAGCTCGATGAGCGTAAACGCAAGCGCCACGCGCGCCCCGGGCCTTCGACAGGATTCCGCGGTCATGGGGTGGAGCGTGCCATGTCGCCGGGGGGCTCGTCATCACCGGATTCGATTTCACAGCCGGCGGTGCGGCCTCCGCCAGCTCCCGCGGATGCATCCCATCATCACTCCCACTCCAGCCGGGACCTGCCCCGCGGAAGATCCAGGCAGGCGGTCATCTCCGGCCCGTTTCGACACCAGGTGTTGCGCTCGAGAAGGCGGGGTCCGGATACCTCCCGCAAGGGCACCACGTCGCCGGCGCGCCGCAGCTTCAACGGGCCGGTGGGCATGGCGCTCCAGCGGAGGGTGAGGTCGGGACAGGAAAACGGCGCGTGCAGGGCGAGAGCGCCGGTCTGGTGCGTCAGCGTGGTCAGCTCACGTGCCGCCCAGTACCGGGACAACTCGCTGAGCTTCATCCAGTGCAGGTGGTCGTAATGCTCCTTGAGCCGTCGGACGACTTCCTGGAAGACATGAAACCCGGTGTGCAGCCCGTTGAAATAGAATCCTGTCCAGTGGGCGAGCATCATCGCAGGTTCGCCCCGTCCGATGACCTCGACCAGCCGGCCCGCCTGCCCGTCGGCAGTGATGAAGCGGTCGGCACCCTCCGGCTCCGAGTTGTCCCAGCCGCCCGTCCAGTCGCCGGTGCAGGCGATCATGCTGACAACGCAGCGCGGGTCCGGACCCTGAAGTCCGGCCGCGAGTTCCACCCGCGGCGCAACGCTTTCGTCACCCGTATCGTACAGGTGCCGGAAGTAGTGCGGGATTTCGGCCCCGAAGACCTCCCGGACCGACTGCAGGCTGGCCTCGGCGAGCTGTGGCAGAGCGCGGGTGCCATAGCCGCCCGGGGTGGTGACCCCCTCGCAGTGGAGTCCGACCTCCTTGAGGATGCGCAGCGCATACGCCTGGTAGGCGGCGATTTCGTCCGCGCTGCGTCCCGTGGTCCATTCCCAGTTCTCCATCGTGCGCAGCGAAACCTCCGGGAAGGGGTGTCCGGTGCGCAGGTCAATGACCCGCGTGTGCGTGACCATTTCCGGATGGAAATCCCAGTTCGGCGCGAGCGTGGTGCGCAACAGGTCCAGGGACTCGTCGAGCTCGCGGCGGGTCCAGCCGGGCAGCCCGCGGTCAAGTCGTCCGACGCAGGCAGGCTGGGGCACGACACTGTATTTGCCCTTCACCCCCTCAGTGGCGCACCACTCGGCGAAGGTGCGCACAAACCGGTCGGGGATCTCCACCGGCCACTCGCGCCAGTCGCGGTGATACGCCGGATTGGCGTATCCGAATGCCTCGTCGAACTGCGGCATCGCGAACCGGTTCAGGTTCACGAGGCAGGTGGAGTCGTCAATGATGAGGCCCACCGGCACACGGTCCCGCGGGAGCAGCACCCGTACCCCCTCGGACGGGACGGGACGGTCCCCCGCCGGCTGGGACCAGGAGAGGCCGCCTGCCATGGCACCAGCCCCGCCGGCGGCCTGGCGCAGGAAGCGGCGACGTGAAACAGGGCGACCGGGTGCAAGCATGAGTTCCTCCGTCCACGAGCGTGGGCCGGGAGTCCTGATCCGACAAGGATCGACCGGTTGGCGACCTGGACCGGATCGGGTCAGGTCAACACATCAAACCCCTCCAATCTGGCGGCGGTAGCCAACCGGTCATCGGCGCAGACGAACGGAAGGGTGCGGGGATCATGCTGGCAGGCGACCAGGGCTGCGGCCAGCTGAAGCGCGTCTGCCGCGCGCAGCGGGTGGATGCGGAGCAGGCGAGCGGCCTGCCTGCGGACAGGATCCGCCGGCTCCACCGCCACCCAGAATTGTTCGAACTGGCGCAGTCGCGCTTCGGCGGCCTCCGCGTCTGCCGCACGCAACGCCCCCTCCCGGACCAGTCGCCGCAGGGCGGAGGCGCACTCCACCGCGGTTGCCCACCAGACCAAAATGGTGAGGTCAGATCGGAGGAGGTGCTCCCGGGCCGTGGTGGCGGGCTCCTGGACCATCAGGGGCACCAGGGCCGAGGTGTCCCAAAACTTCACCGATTCTCCTCGCGTTCCGCGATCACGGCGTTGACGCCGCTCCGGCCCGGTTCGAGTCGCGGCGCCGGAAGTGCCCGGAGCTGTTCGAAGATGGATCCCGCCTGTCGGGGGCGGCGGATGAGTCCCTCACGCTCCAAGGCCGCCAGCCGAAGGTCCTCGGGCAGCGTGTTGGCGATCACCGGCTCCAAGCGTGCCACCGGAACGTCGCGGTCGAGGATCAGGACGCCGTGGCCCGCCTTGGCCGCCCGGAGGAGTTCGCTCAGATTGTTTTTTGATTCGGTTACCGTGGCTACTTTCATCAAGCTAGATTGGCCATGTTAAAAAGGGTGTCAAGGCCGTGAGGGCTCGCGGAACCGCCGGAGCTTGCACGGGCGGCAGGGCTGAGGTTGGGTGACCCGGCCGATGGCGTTGCGGCTGAATTCCGGGAGCGCGGCGTGACGGCGTTGTCCCGATGCCCCTGCGCGTGCTCCAATTGAACACCCTCCTGACCGGAGGCGGCACGGATGACCAGTGCGTAAAGCTGGCCGGCGGACTGCACCGCGCGGGCGTGGACGTCCGGATCGCGGGCCCGGCCGGGCGCGAGTTCGCCGCCGAGGCGCAACGCCTGGGGGTCGCCCTCCACGACACCGGCGCCGAGGGCCCGATCAAGCTGCGCTACATCGCCGTGGTCGCCCGTTGGATCCGGCGGTGGCGTCCGGACGTCGTCCATGCCCACCACGGACGCGACTACTGGCCGGCCATCCTGGCCACCCGGCTGTCCGGGAAACGCCCGCGTCTTGTGTTGTCGCGACATCTGGCCAAGAGCCCGGGTTCGTGGCCCGGACGCCGATTCGTGCTGGGACAATGCGATGCCCTGGTGGCCTGCTCGCACTTCGTGGCCAGGGTGCTCACGGAGGGGCATGCCGATCCGGAGTCCCCGGAGGTCGAGCGGCATTGGCGTCCTCCGATGTGCGGCGATGCCCGGAAAATTCTCGTCGTATATGGCGGGTTCGAGCTGGACCGGTTTTGTCCGGCGCCATCCCCGGACCCGGCGGTAGGGGCGATGCGACAGCAGTGGGGAGCCGAACCCGGCGACTTTGTGTTTGGTGTCGTCGGTGGCTTCACGCTTCCGCGGGGCAAGGGGCAGCGGGAATTCCTTGCGGCCGCTGCGCGCATTCGTCCGGCGGTGCCGCGCGCCCGGTTTGTGATCCTGGGTCGCGGCAGTCTCGGCCCGGTCCTGGAGGCGGATATTCGCAGGCTCGGGCTGGGCAGCGTCGCCTCGCTTCCGGGTCACTGTAGTGACATGCCGACGGCCATGAATGCGTTGGACTGCATGGTGCATCCCCAGATTGGCACCGAGGCGATGCCCGGAGTGGTCATCGAGGCGCATGCGTGCGGGCGTCCAGTGATCGCCTCGTCCCTTGATGGCATTCCGGAAGCATTTGAAATCGGGGGACTCGGCCGTCTGGTGCCTCCCGAGAATGTGGACGCACTGGCCGCCGCGATGGCCGGCGTGGCGGCCGCGGATCCGCCGTCCCCGGAACTCCGGCACGCCGTCCATCAACGGGTCGCGTCGCGCATGTCGTTGGACCGGTATGCGCGGGAGATGCTTGAGCTCTATCGGGAGTTGCTTCGGCGGTGATTGCCTTGAGGCCATGAGGCGGGGGCTGGCGCGCCTCGCGGACCTTTCTGCGTTCATGGCTCCCGGGGGAAGTGCTGGCCGACCACAGCGCGCTTGAGCGGATCCCCCTCTGGGGTACGCTCCATTGCGTGCTGTCCATGAAGGATGAGGCGGTCCACCGCCGCCGGATGTGGTTTCGGGGATCTGCAGAACGCTTCGCCCTGATGGACTGGCTCGAAGCCTGCACGGAGTCGAGGATTCGTCCGGCACCGGGTCCATGGCCTCTCTGATGTTGCGGCACCCTGGAATGGATGCTTCGGACGGCCATGCGGATCCGGCGTCCGGAGTGCCCGGCTGTTACACCTCGCTGGCGCTGTTCGCGAACTGGTTCTTGGGGGGCGGGCTTCCCGTGCTCATGTACCACAAGCTGGGACGGTGTCCCCCACGGACCCGGTTGCGGGGTCTGTACGTGGATCCCGCGTTATTTCACCGGCAGCTGGCGGAGCTGGCGGACGCGGGGTTTCGCTCGGTGGAGCCGGGGGGGGGGCCAGGAGCGGCCGGAAATCCCGGCCGCCAGGTGGTCCTCACGTTTGATGATGGTTTTGAGAATGTGCTGCGGCTCGGACTCGAGCCGCTGCGGGCGCAGGGAATGTTGGCAATTCAGTACCTGGTGCCCGGATTGCTCGGCCGTTCCAATGAATGGGAGCAGCGCGAGGGCGAGGTGTCGGAGCGGTTGATGGATGCCGTCCAGGTCCGGGAATGGTTGGCCGCGGGACACGGAATCGGGGCGCACACCTGCACGCACCCACGGCTCACAGAGATTCCCCTGAACGAGGCCCGCGAGGAGATTCGGGCCTCAAAAACGATGCTGGAGGATCAATTCAACGTTCCGGTCCGGCACTTTTGCTACCCGTACGGCGACTGGAACCCGGCGGTGCGGGATGCCGTGGCCGAGGCGGGTTACGAAACGGCGTGCACCACGGCACCCGGGCTGAATCAATCCGGCGGTGATCCCTTCC belongs to Verrucomicrobiia bacterium and includes:
- the typA gene encoding translational GTPase TypA, with the protein product MLHIRNIAIIAHVDHGKTTLVDCLLKQSGTFRENQHEIREERLMDSMDLEKEKGITIRAKNAAFKYKNYHINIVDTPGHADFGGEVERIMNMIDGVLLVVDSAEGPQAQTRFVLRKALEAGAKPIVVINKIDRENAQPKKVLDQVFELFMALNATDEQLDFPFIYCSAKEGYAKVELDHVTGTMEPLFEAITRHIPPPRAHAGDGFQLLVANLDYSDYLGRIAFGKIYEGKVRVGDPAICRHGSGRITRNKVTAIYHFEGMKRIEIQEAHAGDIVGITGFEEVFIGETICDSEARPALPYIPTDPPTIQMEFAVNDGPLSGQEGKMVTARHLWERLVKETRTNVALRVAQTPDPKVFSVSGRGEMQIAILVEQMRREGYEVLVSRPEVLWKKDADGNPLEPIEKVFVDVPSENLGAILENLSHRKAQITGMNHVGNQVSVEALVPMRGLIGFETDLVNSTKGMGVMSHLFHEYGPDRGEIAARKNGSLVAMEAGEATSYALNMVQERGRLMVVPGDAVYVGQIVGENAREEDIPVNPVKEKKLTNMRSQGDGKGIQLNAPLKLSLERALEYIDVDEYVEATPKSLRLRKKILDENQRKRAEKSRKLRFVAE
- a CDS encoding RbsD/FucU family protein; the protein is MLKHSLIHPEINAVLGRAGHHSRVLIADGNYPAATKKGPNATVVSLNLSPGCVTVLQALRAVLGAVPVDEIHTMGIPPDDPYAAYGEPPVWAEFRAEIAAAGLGLSLAPIQKWDFYRAVESPDHVLTIQTGDLSLWANVLLTLGCRTA
- a CDS encoding type II secretion system protein encodes the protein MTAESCRRPGARVALAFTLIELLVVIAIIAILAGMLLPALGKAKMRGVTVRCLSNLRQIGVTMAMYTGDHQDRFPYSGRAWPHMPFVDLLHLFNPYISTNNRSFYLCPGDKPPPWNVAWVRVHGAGNGGIRTNDLLFGNSYYYYHQFYNDDQGARLTQRRTTEVGSPSKKAITSCFAEPEFGNAFDRNLAHGRGGWPLLFVDGHSEYVKTNRMNRTAPYGEFNLDWTIGGLRTGEDLK
- a CDS encoding twin-arginine translocation signal domain-containing protein, whose product is MLAPGRPVSRRRFLRQAAGGAGAMAGGLSWSQPAGDRPVPSEGVRVLLPRDRVPVGLIIDDSTCLVNLNRFAMPQFDEAFGYANPAYHRDWREWPVEIPDRFVRTFAEWCATEGVKGKYSVVPQPACVGRLDRGLPGWTRRELDESLDLLRTTLAPNWDFHPEMVTHTRVIDLRTGHPFPEVSLRTMENWEWTTGRSADEIAAYQAYALRILKEVGLHCEGVTTPGGYGTRALPQLAEASLQSVREVFGAEIPHYFRHLYDTGDESVAPRVELAAGLQGPDPRCVVSMIACTGDWTGGWDNSEPEGADRFITADGQAGRLVEVIGRGEPAMMLAHWTGFYFNGLHTGFHVFQEVVRRLKEHYDHLHWMKLSELSRYWAARELTTLTHQTGALALHAPFSCPDLTLRWSAMPTGPLKLRRAGDVVPLREVSGPRLLERNTWCRNGPEMTACLDLPRGRSRLEWE
- a CDS encoding type II toxin-antitoxin system VapC family toxin codes for the protein MKFWDTSALVPLMVQEPATTAREHLLRSDLTILVWWATAVECASALRRLVREGALRAADAEAAEARLRQFEQFWVAVEPADPVRRQAARLLRIHPLRAADALQLAAALVACQHDPRTLPFVCADDRLATAARLEGFDVLT
- a CDS encoding type II toxin-antitoxin system Phd/YefM family antitoxin; protein product: MKVATVTESKNNLSELLRAAKAGHGVLILDRDVPVARLEPVIANTLPEDLRLAALEREGLIRRPRQAGSIFEQLRALPAPRLEPGRSGVNAVIAEREENR
- a CDS encoding glycosyltransferase, whose translation is MPLRVLQLNTLLTGGGTDDQCVKLAGGLHRAGVDVRIAGPAGREFAAEAQRLGVALHDTGAEGPIKLRYIAVVARWIRRWRPDVVHAHHGRDYWPAILATRLSGKRPRLVLSRHLAKSPGSWPGRRFVLGQCDALVACSHFVARVLTEGHADPESPEVERHWRPPMCGDARKILVVYGGFELDRFCPAPSPDPAVGAMRQQWGAEPGDFVFGVVGGFTLPRGKGQREFLAAAARIRPAVPRARFVILGRGSLGPVLEADIRRLGLGSVASLPGHCSDMPTAMNALDCMVHPQIGTEAMPGVVIEAHACGRPVIASSLDGIPEAFEIGGLGRLVPPENVDALAAAMAGVAAADPPSPELRHAVHQRVASRMSLDRYAREMLELYRELLRR
- a CDS encoding polysaccharide deacetylase family protein — its product is MASLMLRHPGMDASDGHADPASGVPGCYTSLALFANWFLGGGLPVLMYHKLGRCPPRTRLRGLYVDPALFHRQLAELADAGFRSVEPGGGPGAAGNPGRQVVLTFDDGFENVLRLGLEPLRAQGMLAIQYLVPGLLGRSNEWEQREGEVSERLMDAVQVREWLAAGHGIGAHTCTHPRLTEIPLNEAREEIRASKTMLEDQFNVPVRHFCYPYGDWNPAVRDAVAEAGYETACTTAPGLNQSGGDPFRLRRLTARRTPVQWRTLGTCFRLWLVGRGQKTR